A stretch of Kryptolebias marmoratus isolate JLee-2015 linkage group LG24, ASM164957v2, whole genome shotgun sequence DNA encodes these proteins:
- the sgcb gene encoding beta-sarcoglycan gives MASEQESSNGPLKKSMREKAIERRSINKEHNSNFKAGYVPIEEERLHKTGLRGRKGNMAVCIIILLFLLALINLIITLVIWTVIRIGPNGCDSMEFHESGLLRFKQKADMGIVHPLHKSTVGGRKDQDLVIVGNNNAVVFQQGTTKLSVEKDKTSVVSDVGISFTDPRTQATFFSTDFENHEFHLPKGVKVLSVKKASTERITSSAASDLNIKGDGKAIIRGNEGVNIMGRTVEFKMGGDIELKAENSIILNGSVMFNATRIPNSAGDLFIKDGLERYKLCMCEDGTLFRVLVKFTNMGCQTSDNPCRKAH, from the exons ATGGCGTCCGAGCAG GAAAGCTCCAATGGGCCGTTGAAGAAGTCCATGAGGGAGAAGGCCATAGAAAGACGCAGCATCAACAAGGAACACAACAGTAACTTCAAAGCAGGCTATGTGCCCATCGAAGAGGAGCGTCTTCATAAAACAGGCCTCAGAGGGCGCAAGGGAAACATGGCTGTTTGCATTATCATTCTGCTCTTCCTCCTTGCCCTGATTAACCTCATC ATCACGCTGGTAATATGGACGGTGATCCGCATCGGCCCGAATGGCTGCGACAGCATGGAGTTCCACGAGAGCGGCCTGCTGCGCTTCAAGCAGAAAGCAGACATGGGGATCGTTCACCCGCTGCACAAGAGCACAGTCGGAGGCCGGAAAGACCAGGACCTGGTCATTGTCGGGAACAACAATGCG GTAGTGTTCCAGCAAGGGACTACAAAGCTGAGCGTGGAGAAGGACAAGACCTCGGTCGTCAGTGATGTCGGCATATCCTTCACGGACCCTCGGACACAGGCCACGTTCTTCAGTACGGACTTTGAAAACCACGAGTTCCACCTGCCAAAAGGAGTCAAAGTCCTCAGTGTTAAAAAGGCTTCTACTGAAAGG atcacCAGTAGTGCAGCATCAGACCTGAACATCAAGGGAGACGGAAAGGCAATTATTCGTGGCAACGAGGGAGTGAACATCATGGGCCGGACTGTAGAGTTCAAAATGGGCGGAGATATCGAGCTCAAGGCT gaaaacagcaTCATTCTCAACGGCTCGGTCATGTTCAACGCCACACGCATCCCGAACTCTGCGGGGGACTTGTTTATCAAGGACGGCCTGGAGAGGTACAAGCTCTGCATGTGCGAGGACGGGACTCTGTTCCGCGTGCTGGTGAAATTTACCAACATGGGCTGTCAGACGTCAGACAACCCATGCAGAAAAGCTCACTAG